The DNA sequence CAAAAAGGAAATGGCGCGGGGCACGGCCACGTAGTCCGATACCACCGTGGCCAGCGACAGGCTCGGGTAGTAGTAGGTGGTCGGCGTCTGGAAAGCCGACGAGCGGTCGATGCGGCCCGTGGTAGAAAGGGTAGCGAAGCGGCCCAGCGAGGCATCGAGCGAGTAGTAGGCGCTCAGCACCCGCATCTGCGAGTTGAAGCTCGTGCTCTGCACCGGGTTTTGCGAGTTGCTGAAGGCGTACACTTCCGGCACGTTCAGGTAGTCGGTCGAGGTCCAGTTCGAGTTGTAGGTGAAATTGCGCACGTTGCCGCCCACCAGGCCCGAGAGGTTCAGGAATTTCTGGGGCCCCAGGTCGTAGTTGAAGTTCAGGAAGCCTTCCGCGTTGTGGTCAAACAGGTTGCGGCGGTCTTCGCGGTAGTCGCCCTGGTTGCCCTCGCGGCCGTAGGGGTGGGCCGAAAACGGCATCTTCTCGGTGCGCAGCAGGTTGTAGGTGCTGATTTGGGTGCGCAGGGTGGCGCTCAGGTGCCCGTCAATCTTGTAGTTGCCGGTGAGGTAGCCGTAGGTGTCGTTCTTGTAATGGCCGCGGGTCCACTTCTCCACCATCAGCCAGGGGTTGTGGTAGCGCTGGTACTCGGCAAACACCGATTGCGTGCCCACCTTGCCCGGCTGCCAAATGCCCCGGATGTCGGGCGCGTTCACGTCCCAGTCGGCTCCGGTCCACACCACCGAACTGTAAATGAGGCTGTTGGGCCCGTAGTCCACGTCCGGGAAGTTGTCCGTAAATTGGCGGTTGAAGTTCAGGTTGGCCTCAATCTTAAAGCGCGGGCTCGGGTTGAACGCGCCGTACATGTTGAAGTTGACGATGTTGACGCCGTTGTTGGGAATGTAGCTGTTTTGCTTCTGCTGCGACACCGAGAAGCGCGTGGTGTAGGTGTCGCCGTTGGCACTGAGCGCGACGTTGTTGTTGGTCTGGAAGCCCGTGCGCAGGAAGTGCTGGAGGTTGTTGGCCCCGCGCGCCAGCCAGGGCGTGCCCTGGCGCACGCCGTTCACCACGGGCGAGTCGTACTGCGGAATCAGCTGGCCGTTGAAGTAGGGGCCCCACACGTCGTAGTCGCCGTCCACGCCGCCGGGCGCGCCGCCCTTGCCGTCCACGAATTTATAAAACGTGTTCTCGCCCGGTCCGTACGAATCCTGCACGCGCGGAAACGCCAGGAAACCCGACTGGATGACGTTGCTGCTGTTGAGCTCCACCGTGAAGCCCTTCTTGTTTTTGCTGCCCTTTTTGGTAGTGATGAGGATGGCCCCGTTCTGGGCGCGGTTGCCGTAGAGGGCGGCCGCGGCTGGGCCTTTCAGCACGGTGTAGGTCTCGATGTCGTCGGGGCTGATGTTCCAGGTATCGGTATCAATCGGGAAGCCATCCACTACGTACAGCGACAGCAGGTTGCCCCGGATGGACACGTTGGGCGCCCGCAGCAGTTCGGCCGAGGGGCCCACCGAAAGGCCGGCCACCTTGCCCACGAGGCCAGTGATGGGGTTGGGGTCGCGGGCCCGCACCAGGTCCTCGCCGTTCACTTGCTGCACCGCATAGCCGATTTTGCGCGTTTCCTTGCTCACGCCCAGGGCCGTCACCACTACTTCGGCGAGCTGCTTGTTGTCGGTGGCTAGGGCAATGGCGAAGGTTTTCTGGTTGCCGACGGGTACTTCCCTTGAAGTCGTGCCCACGGAGCTGAACGTCAGCACCTCACCGGGGCCGGCGTTCAGCACAAACCGGCCGTCGGCGTCGGTGCTCGTGCCGCGGGTGGTGCCTTTCACCAGCACGCTCACGCCCGGCAGGGGCTGCTGTTGGTCGTCGCTCACCACGCCGCTCACCACGCCGCTCACGGGGGTGCCGGGGCCTTGCGCCCGCAGTAGTTGCGGCGCCAGTCCCAGCCCCAAGACCAGCAGCAGCACCTGAAACATTCTGTAAAAGCTTCGCATAGACAATGAGAGAGTTGGTGAATTGGTGAATGAATGAGTCGGTTATTCGGTGAAGGGGGGAGTCGGTGAATGAGTGAGTGGGTGAGTTGAGGCTAATTCACGCACTCACCGACTGGCTAAGTGCCTCAGAGCCATGCGTTTGAAATGGTCAAGGGAGCCCACGGGGTAGTGTTCTTCTTTGGCCTGGTCGTCCCATCCCCGTAGGCGGATGATGGTGGCGGCGTCGGGGTGTTGCTCGAACGCGGCGGCTTCGGCGGCGCCCATCGGACCGCCCTGGAAGGCCAGCGTGGCCTGGCTGGCCGGCGAGAGCCGGCGTAGGTACGCGGGGTGTTTGTGGGTGAGGTAGCGTTTGGCCAGCACGTGGCTTTCGACCAGCGTGGCCAGGCGTTCGGAGAAGCCCCGGGCCCGTAGGTACTCGGCCCCCAGCCGTTCGTGGTCCACGGCGCCGAAGCCGTCCATCGCGGCGGTATCGGCCGTATTGGCGCACAGGTGCCCCAGGTCGTGGAAGAAGGCGGCCAGCACTACCTCCTCTCCGTAGCCGGCGGCTTCGGCCAGTGCGGCGGCCTGCCACATGTGTTCGAGTTGCGACACCGGCTCGCCGATGTAATCGGCGTGGCCGTGGGCCTCGTACAGCGCAAAAATAGCCTCCACGGTTGCCTGGGGGGTGTCGGGGATATGGGGTAGCATCTTGTGGCCGGGGTTGGAAGTGCGCAAGCCTGGTTTGTTTTTCGGGCGGGCGGGGTTCGGCGCTGCGTGCGTCGTGTGGCCAGCGGCCGCGCCGCCCGGGCCCTGGCGGCCAATAGGAGTACCGGCCAGGCCGGGGGGAGGGCCATTGAGCAGCGCCGGAGCTGCCCTGTGTTTAGCGTAGCGCGGCCTGATGATTAAAAGCAGTACCTGCCGCTGGTGTCCAAAATATTATTGGCAAAGGTCCAAGCTGCCCGGCCGCGGTAGGTCGCCGATTAGTCATCAAATCGTTAACTAATTATGACCCGGACTTTCCTATGGGTAAACACTGGTGCCCTGACCTCCCCACCGGATTGCGCGCATCAAGCGGCTTGGGCCGGGGGTGGGGTTACCTGTTGGGCCGCCACTACAAGTCCCGGCCGCCGCTCCTGGGTGCGGTAGAACACCAGCGCCGCCCCCGCCGTGGCCGCGGCCACGGCGGCCAGCGCCACCCAGGCCGCGGCCCAGCCCTGCCGCTCGGCCAGGGCTCCGGTGAGCCACAGGGCCCCGGTGCCGCCGGCGTAGCCCACGGCGTCGAGCAGGCCCGCCGCGGTGGCCGCCCCCTGCCGGCCGCCGGCGTCGAGGGCCATGGCCCCCGACAAAAACGAGTAGGGCCCCAGCAGCAGCAGGCCCACCAGCGACGTGAGCACTAAGGGCAGGGCGGGGCCGCTGGCCGGCTGCGTCATCAGGGCCAGTACGGGCACCAGGCCCACGCAGGCCCCCAAAATGAGTGCCCCGCGTTGCCCCCTCAGCCAGGCATCGGAGAGGTAGCCGGCCCCCAGGATGGAGGCCATGCCGCACACCGAGTACAGCGCGCTCCACTGCGACGCCGCGCCCTCCGAGAGGTGTGCGGCCTCCACTAGGTAGGTGGGCACCCAGAAGCTGAACGCCTCGCGCAACGCCGTGAGCCCGAACGACATCGCCAGCATCAGCAAGAAGGCCGGGCTGTGGAAGTAGGGCCCCAGCAAGTGGCCCAGCGATGCGGGCCGGTCGGTCGTGGGGCCCGTTCCTTTCTCCGCGAAGAGGCTGTTGGGGTTGGTGGGCGGGGCGGCCAGGCCCACGCTTTCGGGCGCGTCCTTTAGGCTGAACGCGCAGCCCAGCGCCACCGCGGCCAGCACGCCCGCCGCCGTCATGAAAAGCCCCCGCCAGCCCAGCCCCTGCACCAGCAGCTGCCCCAGCACTAGCTTGGCCACCACGTCGCCAAATAGATAGCTCAGGCTTAGCAGGCCCATCACGCGGCCGTAGGACCTGTATGAAAACCAGTTGGCCGCGGTTTTTACCAGCCCGGCCCAGCCCATGGACTGCACCAGTCGGTTGGCGGCCCAGGCCGCAAAAAACACCGCCACGCCCTGCCCCAGCCCAAACGCTACTGTAGCCGCCACGGCCCCCGCCATGCCCAGCAGGAAAATCTTTTTGCCCCCCAAAAAGTCGCCCAGTACGCCGTTTAGCACCTTGCCGGCGGCGTAGAACAGTACGCCTACCGAGGCAATCTGGCCCAGCACTTCTTTATTCAGGCCCCGGCCGCCAAACTCGCGGATGAGCAGCGGCGCGGCAATGGCCAGGTTGGAGCGGCACACATAGTAGGCGCTGTAGCCCATAAACAGGCTCAGACCAGTGCGCAGCTGCCAGCGTTTCAGCTCCGAAGACGGGGCTGAGCGGACGGGCACGGGGGTGGGCAATTTGCTCAATTAGTCAGGGTATTTTTCGAATGCAAAGTTGCGTCTTTGGCGGCCCTGGCACGTTGCGGAAGTGTTAACAAATTGTCTGCGTTTGTTGAATAGAGGGAAAGTATCCAATCCGGCTTCTGGCCCGGGGCCATGATAATTATCAGGTTCGGGCCTGATGAACGTCATGGCCGTCGGGGCCCCCCGCCAGCACTTTTGCACTGGTTCCCCCGGGCGGACTTGCCCGGGGCCCGGTTCCGAGTCCACTTACCTTTTCGTTTCTCCCATGTCCCCTTCCAAGCAAACCCTAGCCGATCAACTCGCGGCAGCGGCGGCCCTCCACTTGGGTCCCGGTGCCGGGGGGCGCTCGTCCAAAGCCGTGGCCAAAACGCTGCGCCACTTGGCCAAGCAGCTGCACAAGGCCGCCCGCCGCGCCGAGCGGCCCAGCGCCAGGCAGGTGCGCAAGGCCCTGGCCGGCCAGCTCACCGCCGCGCTGGCGCCGTTCCTGCGCCCGGAAATCCCCGCCGGCGGTGCCATTGCGGAAGCCGTTGACAGCACCGTGAAGCGCCTGGCTACCCAGCTGGTCAAGCTGCACCGCAAGCAAGACAAAGCTCTGGCCAAGCAGGCCCGCCGGTCCGTGCCCGCCCCGGTTTCCGCGCCCGTCCCGGTTCCCGTGCCCGCAGCAGTCCGGCCGGTTCCGCCGCGTCCGGCCGTCAAGCGTCCCGCGTCCAAGGTGGTTCCGGCCCACCTCATCAAGCCCAAAGCCAATGGCGTGGTGGATCTGTCCGTCCTGGGGAAATAAGCCGGGGCCCCGGCCAGTCGGCTACGTGCCCAAGCCCTGCCCCAGTGGACTTGTCCTTGCCTACTCTACCCTACTAAAATTCGGGGCATAAAAACGGGGCGGTCCGACCTTTGAGGTTTTCTACGCCGAAAAAGCCCGTCCTGCCCCGTGAAGCAAGGCGTCATGGCCAAAATTACAACGGTTTTACAGCACCTGCCCGTGGTGCGCAACCTGGCCCATCAAAAGTTTGGCAGCCAGTTTATTATTGCATTGGTAAGAAGCTGCAACGGGCAATTTTGTAAAGTGGCGCAGCACCTCAACGATGCCGTTAAACCAGCCTCGAACGAAACCCGGGTTCAGGATTTCTTCCGCGAGACGGACCTGCACTCCCTGGTGCTGGCGCAGTCAGTGCTGGGCCTGCTGCCGGCGCGGGGCAAGTTGCGCCTGTGCCTGTGCCTGGACCGCATGGAAGGGGACTTCGGCCAGGGTCAGGTCAATGCCCTGCTCCTTGCCGTGGGTCAGGGCGCGTTTCAGGTGCTGCGCTACTGGGAACTGCTCGACCATCGCCGCGGCAATTCCAACGCCGCCCAGCGCATCGCCGTGCGTCAGGTCTGCGTGCGGGTGCTGGGCAAAGACCGCATCGGCGGGGCGCTGGGCGACCGCGAATTCGTGGATCATTCCTGGTTTAAGTAGCTAAAAGTCAATGGGTTGGTTGGTTGACATGCGGTTGCCCCGCCACCACCTGCTGCCCTGTTCGAGTGGGCGCCGGCAAGCCATTGCCGACCTGGGCCTGGCCGTCGGCCAGGTCCGGCGCGTGGCCCATTGCCAGGTGGACGGCGTCTGGGGACAGGCGTGGGTCAAAGCGCTGGTCGACGGGAATTTTCTCTTTCGCTTCGGCAACGTGGGCGGGGCTTACCTGGGGCAGCGCTAAGCGAAGCGGTGGACGATTGAGCAGTATTTTCAGAACCTCAAAGGCGGGGGCTCCAACTGGGAAGCCAGCCCCTTGCGCTGCCCTGGTGAGCGTGGCCTACGCCTTTTGCCTAAGCATGGGGACACGAGCCGACGGGGAAAAGCCCATTACCCGTAAAAACCACGGCTACCGGGCCACCAGCCTGAGCCGACACGGCTTGAATGTGCTGCGCCAAATCAGCTGCGCCAAATCAGCTGCGCCGGCGCAAAACCGGACGGGGAACTTGCCGAGATGGTGGGCACGCTACTGCGCTGGTTTTGTTGGCAAATCACTCGTTGTCAAACTACTATAAAAATAGTAGGGTAGAGTTGAAGACAGTAAAAGCCTATTACGGACGTATTAGAGAATTTCCGTTAGAGCAGGAGCGAAATTATTGGGCACCCAAATTGTTGAAGCAATCGGATGAGAAGCTTGGCGGAATAACAGCAAAATACCAGGATAATAGGACTTACGCAAACGCGAGCGAAGGCTGGCGTAATTCATGTCGCATATACTCATCCAAAAAGCCTTGTTTGAGCTGATAGACGGTTTGTTTGGTTTGGTAGGCGGCTTGTTTAAGGCAGGTCCAAGCGCGCACGGCCAGGGCAATATGATTGCGCTGACTGCGGGCCAGCCGGCACTGGCAGGCCTGCACGCCGGTGAGTTGCTTGAGTTCGCGGTGAAACTGCTCAATCGTCCAGCGGACGCTGCTTTCGTGTTCGGCAGCGGCCGTGTGCAAGGGCTCAACCTCGTTGGTGAGGAGGTAGTCCGTCCGGTGGGTGGACACCAGTACGCGGAAGAGTTTCAGTTTGCAATCTTTGGGCATGCCCTTCACTTTCAGGATTTTGCCAGCTTCTACTTCGGCGGCCGACCAGCACAGGCAGGCCACGGGCTGGTAGGGCTGCTGGCCGCCGGAATCATCGACGAGCCGGTTGCTTTTCAGCGGGCAGTAAAATGTTTTGCCTTCGTCCAGCAGCCACTTGAACAGGGCCGTGGTGGCGTACCAGCTATCCATGAGCACCGTGCGGTATGGGATACTGCGCGGGGCCAATTGCCCGAGCATGTCGGCCACATGGTCGAGCTTGGTCTTGCCGTCGGTGTCGGGGGCGAAAAGGCGGTAGTCAATGAGCCAGAACTGGTCGGTTTCGGGGTTGACGTACACACACGTCACCAGGCCGATGCCGGCAATCACGCCGTGGGCGTTGCCGCTGTACTGGCGGCGTACGAGTTCGATGCGCCGGCTGTGGTGCTTGTCGAGCACCGTGTCGTCAAACAGGACGTAGCCCCGCGCGCTGAGCATCACCTGTGGGCGTACTTGCTGCCAGAGCTGGCGGGGGGTGAAACGCCGGGTTTTGAGAAAATAGCGCACGTTGTCGTGCGAGAGGCCCTCCAGATGCTCGGCCAGATACGTCCCCGTGTAGTTGACCTGGCTGCTCACCAAAAACTGCCCGTACAGTTGTGCCGTCACTTTCATGGCTTTTCCTTTCAAGTTACACTTTTTGCGTAAGTCCTAGATAAATTAATGAGCATTCTTTCCCGGATTGTTTCTGAAGCAGCTTAAGCTGCCGCCAGCAGCACCTCCGCCAACAAGCCCAGATACTGGTGCAGGGCCTTCATCATTTTAGCGATGAACTTGCGCTTACGGTTCAGGATTTCGCTTACCCGGTTCTCGCCGCCCAGCCACGCGGCGAGGTCGCGCTGGCGCAGGCCCTGTTTGGTCATTTTGTACTTGATATACTCGATGGGGTCGGGCTCGGGAATGGGGTGGTGGCGGGCCTCGTACGCCTCAATCAGCGTAGCCAACACGTCCAATTCGTCAAACGCTGGTTCGCCGGGCTCGGCCTGAAAAATGGTTTCCACGCGGGCCAGGGCGGCGCAGTGGTCAGCTTCGGTGCGGATGGGCTTGATGGCTTTCATGTGGTAGCGGTGTCTACTCGGCCTGCACCACAAACTGGCGGACGGCTTGGCTCACCAGTTGGTTGAGGCTGAGGCCCCGGCCCGTGGAAACCAGCGCGACCTTGCTTCCTGGTAACGCGATATTTTTTTAGGGATATTGCTCGGATGCGGTTAGGCGCTGGCCGCAGTTTAGCGCGAAGCGCACAACTGCTGGCTGGCAAGTGGGGCGAGTTTGTAACTCGCAAAGGTAAACGGTCTGTTTGCGCAAATCGCCGGGCCTCTGCACGGCCGAACGCCTGTTGCACCGCCTTGCCTCCATCTTCCCCGCCGCTGCTTTCCTGGCGCTGGCCGCTTGCAGCACCGACTCCAAGCCCGACAAGCCGGAGAAAATAGCCATTGCCGCGCCGCCCGCCGTGCTCACCTTCGAAAGCGCGAAAAGCCTGGTGGCGGTGGCCTCGTCCGACACGATTTGGAACGGCATCGCCATATCCGACAACGACCCAAACATCACATCCGAAGCCTTGGCGAAGAAGGTAACGTGCTTCTTTAACTCGCCCACCTGCGGCGGCACCACCATCGACGCCGCCGGCAACCTGTGCGTAACTGACGCCAACGAAAAGCGTATTCTGAAGGTGACGCCCGCCGGCCAAAGCAGCGTGCCGGTGCAGGACCCGCGCCTGATTTGGGCCGATGCCCTGTAGATTGACCACGCCGGCAACCTCTGGATTCCGGCCGCGCAAATTAACCGCACCGCCGGTCAGCAAAAGGGCGTGCAAACGGTGGCCTTCCCGGTGCAGCTCTTCAAAATGCCCATCGGGGCTAAGCCGTTTCGGAACTAAAAATTAAGCCTATTTGGAAGTCCTAATGGCCCCGGGGCCCTATTGGAAAAAATCCTCCGGGTCGGTTTGCTGGAAGTATTTCTCCAGCTTGGCGAGGTCGCCGAAGTAGGGCTGCACGCAGGCCAGGAATGCGCGCACCGTGTCGGGGGTGTCGGCGTAGGCCAGGAACGTGTCGCCGGTTTCGTCAAATTCCAAGTGGTCAAGTAATTCGGGCTGAAATTCTTCGACGATGGTTTCGAGGTGCTCGCGCCACGAAGCGCCGCTGCCCACGAAGCCGAAGTCCTCGAACAGGTCGTGGTAGTCTTCGAGCTTACCGGCGTGCGCCACGATGGCAAACTGACGGGCGGGGTTGGCGGTCGTTTTGGCGGCGGCGACTTCAAAGGGAAACGTGCTGGTCATCAGGGTACAGGAACGGGTGGGGCCCCGCTGTTCCGGGCCGGCGGGGCTGGTTGCTCAGGCGCCGCACCACGGCGGGGTCCACCACCGGGGTCCAAAACGGCTTGGCGGCAGTGCCCGGCCTACGGGTTACGGATTTTGCAGTGGGCGCGGCTGGCGGCCGGGGCGCTTCGTGGGGCACGGGCCGCGTTTGCCAGTCGAAGGTAGCGGTCCGGGTCCCCTTGCCGCGCTTCATCAAGCACGGGGCCCAGCCGTGGCCTTACCGGGGCTGTACCTAGGTATCCTCGTCGCCCCGCGCATCGCCGGCCGTTGCCGGCGATGCGCGGGGCGGCCAGTGTGTACCGCACGGCCTTACTTTTTGGGAAATGGCGCGCAATAAAAAACGGCCCTGGGTAGGGCCCCACGCCCCGCGCTACCCCACGCCCCGGCCGGGGCCGCTGGCGGGGCCCAAAAAAAGCAATTCCCTGCGGCCCGCCCGCTGCCCTGCCGGGCCCCGCGCCCGGTGGCCCCGGGCCGTCTGCCCGCTTTGTGGACGAGGGTGCGGCCAACGCCTGGCTGGCCGCGCTGGGCGTGAGCCAAGGGCCGGGCTAGAAAACGGCGCACAGCCGCCCAGGCAGGGCGCAGCAGCCGGAAAATTAACGTGCACCGTAGGGCCGCATTTGCGGTTTATACAGTGAAATCTGGGGTCGTGTGTTGAGTATGTATAGAGGGCATATTTTTTGGGATGGTTTTAGAACCCGTTCTCTGCCCGTCCTGTCAGCAACCGGATGCCGTCTATCGGTACGGCAAAGCCACCGATGGCACCCAGCGCTACCGCTGCACGGCCTGCCGCCGCACCTTTCAACTGCGCTACCGCCATAAAGCGCATGCGGTGGGCGTGCGGGCTAAAATCACGGACATGGCCCGGAATGGCAGCGGGATACGGGATACAGCCAGGGTGTTGGGCATCCGTCCCCAAACCGGGATGGGCGAACTAAAAAAGGCGGTGGTCCAAAGCGAGATGATTTCGGTATTTCACTCAATTTATGATGTCTGAATATTCGTCCTTCCAGCTTTCCTGACGTGTTTTTAAGCTGACTTAATTAACAAACTAAAGGTCCGGTATCATCCTGCTTTGGACCACCGCCAGTTTTTCTAAATCATTAACCAATCATATTGGCGCAATTAAATATTTTATTTGCGATTATAATTGCAAAATTAAAGCATTACCTTAAACGGACTACCTCTTGCCTTACCACTGCGCAACATCAGTTACTTAAATACCGTGGTAGTGACGCGAACTATAAAGTTCGCGCTACCGCCGGGCCTCCTTACGCACCAACCTGATGATTGCCCGGTGTTATTCGTACAGCGGCAACAATGGCCAATGCGCTCAGCGCCGCCGACGCCAGAAAAACAGGCCCACGCAGGCCAGCGCCAGCCCGAGGATGGCCCAGTCGCGCCGCTGGCGGGCCTGCTGGGCCGCGTCGAGGTCATCTTCGAGGGCGAGCTGGCGGGCCATGGCGCGCCGCTCGCGCTCCTGCACATTCAGTTGCTGGTTGCGGGCTTCGGCCAAGCGGTCGGACGTGAGGTTGCGGTCGTCGCGGCTGGTGCTTTGCAGTGTGGTGGCCGTATTTTGGGCCGCCTGGGCCGATTGGTTAAGCACGGCTACAATCTGCTCGTCCTTGTTCACAATGCCCTGCAACGCGTCCACCACGGCCTGCAAATCCTTTTTCGACGGCTGGCCGCCGAGCCCAAACAGGCTGTTGCGCTGGGCCCGGGCGGCGGCGTAGCGGCGCGTAAGGACCTGGCGCTCGGCCAGCAGGCGGGGCAGGGGCGATGCAGGCGGCGCAGGAGCGGGCGGCGGGGCTTGGGCCAGGGCCAGCAGGGGCCCCAGCAGGAAGGTGAAAAGCAGGCGGAAGGAAACGGTCATGGGTAGGATTGCCGGCGGCGGCCCGGGGCCCCGGCGGTGAGGCGATTTGAACAAGTACGAGCAACAATACGCACGGGCGGCATTTACGACCACCAAACGCCCCGCGGCGCTACCTTTAAGGATCTATCCGCCGCCCGTTTTGCCCAAATCTTACTACGCCCGCCTTGCCGCGCTGGCCACGGCCCCCGCCGCCACGCCCGCCGACCAACTGCCCAAGCTGCGCCAGCTCCTTGAACAAGTGCTGCGCGACGAGTGCCGCCGCCGCGAAGCGCCCTTTGCCGACCTCAGCCAGGCCATCGGCCTCGTGGCCTACGACCACCGCCTGCCGCCGCTGCTGCGCCGCCAGCTTCAAAACCTGCGCCTCACCGCCAACCTGGTGCTGCACGAAAGCTACCCCGGCACCCCCGCCGAGGCTGCGGCCGGCTTCGGGGCCCTGGCCCGCCTGGTGCAGCACCTCACCGGGGCCGCCTACGAGGGCCCTGTGCCGGCCGGCGGCTTGCAAGCTACTGATGAGCAAGACCTAGCCCGTGCCGAAGCCCTCGCGGCGCAGCCCCTGGCCGCCGCGCCCACCTGGCGGGTGCAGGTGCTGCACGCCGACCTGGCCACCGGCCGGCTCACTGCCGAAATGAGCGCGCTCGCCGACGGCTGCCCCGCGGAGCCCTTCGACATCGACCTGCCCGCCGCCTACGAAAACCTGCTGCCGCTGGCCGCCGCCCTGCACCCCGTACTGCACCTGGTGGGCCCCGTGGCACAGCCCGACGGCCGTATCCGCCCGCGCCGGGTAGTGCTGGAGCCCGATTACCTGGTGAACGTGACCACCATCGCGGAGTGCGCCCAGGCCAGCGGTACCATCCCCGAATGGGCCCTGCTGAACGCCTTTCTACCCGATGAGACCTCGCGCCCGCTGGTAGTCGGCAACCTCGTGAACATGCTGCTGGACGAGGAAGTGAGCCACGCCGCCCGGCAAGACGAATGGGCTGCTGATAGTCAGTTGTCAGTTGTCAGTTGTCAGTTGTCAGGAGACAATGGGCAGGAAAGCGCTGACAAACAGCAGCTAACAACTAATAACGAGCAACTAATAACTGACAACGAACAACTAGCAACTGACTTCGACCTGGAGGGATTTTTTAAGCGGCGGTTGTTCCGTTCGAATCCGCTCACCATTAGCGCGCTGCCCGACTTCCAGACGCGCACGGGCGTGCCCGAGCTGCTCGGCGACCTGCGCCGGCACTACCGCACGCTGCGGGCCAGCCGGGCCCAGGGCTTTATTGCGGGCAGCCGCACGGGCTACCAGCAGCAGCCGCTGCGCGTGGCCGACTGCTTCCTGGAACCGTCGTTTTTGTCGGCCACCTACGGCTTGCAGGGGCGGCTCGATTTACTGCATGAAAGCCCCACCGGCTACGACATCATCGAGCTGAAAAGCTCGACTAAAGTGCCCCACGGCGAGCCCTGGAGCAACCACGCCGCCCAGGCCCAGCTCTACCGCCTGCTGCTGGAGTCGGTATTTGGGGCCGACGGGGCCACCGCCGGCCGCGGCCGCACCAGCATTTTGTACTCCAACGCCGCTCCCGACCAGGCCCCCGTGCGCCGCGTAGACCAGGACGCCGAGCTGGTGGACCGGCTGCTGTCGGCGCGCAACCAGCTGGTGGGCACCGAGCTGTTGCTGGCCCGCGCCGCGGGCCCCGGGGCCGTGGCCCAACTGCTGGCCCCCGTGCTGCGCCCCAACCTGGCCGCCCTGCCGCCCTTCGGCAGGGCCAAGGCCGAGAAAATGGCCCAGGCCTGGGCCGCCGCCGACCCCGTGGAGCGCGCCTACTGCCTGGAAATGACCCGCTTCGTGGCCCGCGAGATGCGCCTGACTCTGCTTGGCGATGACGCCCGCCCCGGCGACGCCG is a window from the Hymenobacter nivis genome containing:
- a CDS encoding SusC/RagA family TonB-linked outer membrane protein; the encoded protein is MRSFYRMFQVLLLVLGLGLAPQLLRAQGPGTPVSGVVSGVVSDDQQQPLPGVSVLVKGTTRGTSTDADGRFVLNAGPGEVLTFSSVGTTSREVPVGNQKTFAIALATDNKQLAEVVVTALGVSKETRKIGYAVQQVNGEDLVRARDPNPITGLVGKVAGLSVGPSAELLRAPNVSIRGNLLSLYVVDGFPIDTDTWNISPDDIETYTVLKGPAAAALYGNRAQNGAILITTKKGSKNKKGFTVELNSSNVIQSGFLAFPRVQDSYGPGENTFYKFVDGKGGAPGGVDGDYDVWGPYFNGQLIPQYDSPVVNGVRQGTPWLARGANNLQHFLRTGFQTNNNVALSANGDTYTTRFSVSQQKQNSYIPNNGVNIVNFNMYGAFNPSPRFKIEANLNFNRQFTDNFPDVDYGPNSLIYSSVVWTGADWDVNAPDIRGIWQPGKVGTQSVFAEYQRYHNPWLMVEKWTRGHYKNDTYGYLTGNYKIDGHLSATLRTQISTYNLLRTEKMPFSAHPYGREGNQGDYREDRRNLFDHNAEGFLNFNYDLGPQKFLNLSGLVGGNVRNFTYNSNWTSTDYLNVPEVYAFSNSQNPVQSTSFNSQMRVLSAYYSLDASLGRFATLSTTGRIDRSSAFQTPTTYYYPSLSLATVVSDYVAVPRAISFLKLRGSFASIRTDATAPTIGPAPFNSITAFGGSTGNSLFTNPLGYGNTYASPYNGPDYSLQSFYSTSKPYNNQAAGYGTNSLFAPALKTSTRVNYEEGLDVKFLQNRLGLSATAFQYIDGPQILPNPLSSATGYTTEYINALKTKKTGYELSLTGSPVQNANGFGWDVLVNWSTYKQVYSELPAGQSLYQTFYGVGDRTDKFYGTAFVRTPDGQVVNDAAGKPLTNPVAQYLGNLNNDYQWSIYNKFHYKSLSLGFQFDGAVGGVTTDYMFNKTMRGGRNALTAEGALGAARYQDWQNYGAAGYKGAFVGEGVVIANGGKINYDSQTGAILNPEALQYAPNTQVAFVQDYVSRYYGVQESNLMSKTYAKLREVTISYDLPRTLLANSFIQRVSVSLIGRNLLYFYGDKRFKDVDLDQYNSAISVTGLQSPTVRSYGLNLNATF
- a CDS encoding phosphonate degradation HD-domain oxygenase; this translates as MLPHIPDTPQATVEAIFALYEAHGHADYIGEPVSQLEHMWQAAALAEAAGYGEEVVLAAFFHDLGHLCANTADTAAMDGFGAVDHERLGAEYLRARGFSERLATLVESHVLAKRYLTHKHPAYLRRLSPASQATLAFQGGPMGAAEAAAFEQHPDAATIIRLRGWDDQAKEEHYPVGSLDHFKRMALRHLASR
- a CDS encoding MFS transporter, with the translated sequence MPVRSAPSSELKRWQLRTGLSLFMGYSAYYVCRSNLAIAAPLLIREFGGRGLNKEVLGQIASVGVLFYAAGKVLNGVLGDFLGGKKIFLLGMAGAVAATVAFGLGQGVAVFFAAWAANRLVQSMGWAGLVKTAANWFSYRSYGRVMGLLSLSYLFGDVVAKLVLGQLLVQGLGWRGLFMTAAGVLAAVALGCAFSLKDAPESVGLAAPPTNPNSLFAEKGTGPTTDRPASLGHLLGPYFHSPAFLLMLAMSFGLTALREAFSFWVPTYLVEAAHLSEGAASQWSALYSVCGMASILGAGYLSDAWLRGQRGALILGACVGLVPVLALMTQPASGPALPLVLTSLVGLLLLGPYSFLSGAMALDAGGRQGAATAAGLLDAVGYAGGTGALWLTGALAERQGWAAAWVALAAVAAATAGAALVFYRTQERRPGLVVAAQQVTPPPAQAA
- a CDS encoding IS701 family transposase translates to MKVTAQLYGQFLVSSQVNYTGTYLAEHLEGLSHDNVRYFLKTRRFTPRQLWQQVRPQVMLSARGYVLFDDTVLDKHHSRRIELVRRQYSGNAHGVIAGIGLVTCVYVNPETDQFWLIDYRLFAPDTDGKTKLDHVADMLGQLAPRSIPYRTVLMDSWYATTALFKWLLDEGKTFYCPLKSNRLVDDSGGQQPYQPVACLCWSAAEVEAGKILKVKGMPKDCKLKLFRVLVSTHRTDYLLTNEVEPLHTAAAEHESSVRWTIEQFHRELKQLTGVQACQCRLARSQRNHIALAVRAWTCLKQAAYQTKQTVYQLKQGFLDEYMRHELRQPSLAFA
- a CDS encoding helix-turn-helix domain-containing protein; the encoded protein is MKAIKPIRTEADHCAALARVETIFQAEPGEPAFDELDVLATLIEAYEARHHPIPEPDPIEYIKYKMTKQGLRQRDLAAWLGGENRVSEILNRKRKFIAKMMKALHQYLGLLAEVLLAAA
- a CDS encoding Imm51 family immunity protein, which gives rise to MTSTFPFEVAAAKTTANPARQFAIVAHAGKLEDYHDLFEDFGFVGSGASWREHLETIVEEFQPELLDHLEFDETGDTFLAYADTPDTVRAFLACVQPYFGDLAKLEKYFQQTDPEDFFQ
- a CDS encoding IS1/IS1595 family N-terminal zinc-binding domain-containing protein codes for the protein MVLEPVLCPSCQQPDAVYRYGKATDGTQRYRCTACRRTFQLRYRHKAHAVGVRAKITDMARNGSGIRDTARVLGIRPQTGMGELKKAVVQSEMISVFHSIYDV